The genomic window CCAGGAAATGCTGAACTCAGGGCTAGACTCCAAGACGAAAACATTATCGTTATTAAAAAATTTGGTGACACAAATCTCGATTTTGTGCCGCCACCGCCGGGAATCCCCGATAAGCGCGTTGGTTTTAACGACTTTGTACTCGACCCTGATGGTGTCATCCGCCGTAACCTGTTGTTTGTCTCCGACGGTAAAAAAACTTCTTTCTCGTTTTCCCTACGTTTGGCTCTTGCCTATTTAAAGAGTCAAGGCATCTCATCGCAGCAAAGCCAGCAGAATCCTGAATATATGCAGCTAGGGTCATCGGTATTTGTCCCTATAAAGGCAGATTCTGGTGGGTATAAGAAGATTGATGATCGAGGCTACCAAGTTCTGCTCAACTACAGATCGCGGATTATTGCACGGCAAGTTACTCTGACCCAAGTATTGCAAGGGGAAATTGACCCCAGTTGGGTAAAAGATAAGATTGTCCTAATTGGTACAACTGCACCCAGCGCTAAAGACGTTTTCGGCACCCCCTACAGCCCAGCCGAACAGGAGAACGCAAAGATGGCGGGAGTTGTGGTTCATGCGGCGCTGGTAAGCCAGTTTCTCGACGCTGCAACTGGCGCAAGACCCCTATTTGGGTTTTGGTCTGAGAGAAGGGAAGTGCTGTGGATCGTTGGCTGGACGTTGTTCGGTGCTGGACTGGCTTGGTGGTGCCGTCATCCCCTAGTGTTGATTCTGGGCTGCGGTGTTGGTGTAGGAATTTTGTTAGGTAGCTGCTTTTATTGGTTTAGTCAGATGTCTCTCTGGGTACCTTTTTCGTCTCCAGTGCTAGGATTTATCCTGGCTAGTGGCATAGTTATTACCTACCGCTCTTATGATGCACAGCAACAGCAAAAAATCGTCATGAAGTTGTTGGGGCAGAATACTTCACCGGAGGTTGCTAAGGCTCTGTGGAGAGGACGCGATCGCCTGCTCAAATCCGGTAAACTACCTGGTATCAAGCTAACTGCGACAATGATGTTTGCTGACATCAAAAATTTCAGCACCATCTCTGAACAAATGCCGCCGGAAGCTTTGCTGGAATGGCTAAATGAAATGCTGGATGTGTTCGCCCACCAAGTGCTTAGCCACCAGGGGATTATCAACAAATTTACGGGCGATGGCTTTATGGCTGTGTTTGGAGTGCCAATGAATCGCGTTCACAAAGAGGAGATTGCAGAGGATGCGATTCGGTCGGTAAAATGTGCCTTAGCAATAAGCGATCGCCTAGAAGAACTGAACCAAAATTGGAAATCTCGCGGTTTGCCAGTCATTCAAATGCGACTCGGAATTTATACGGGCCCCGTCGTCGTAGGAAGTCTAGGCGGCAAAGACCGCTTGGAGTACGGTGTCATTGGCGACAGCGTTAATATTGCCTCCCGCCTCGAAAGTTGTGAAAAAGACCGACAAGAAAGTAACTGCCGCATTCTCATCGGTCACGAAACCTTCGTTCACCTTCACGAACAGTTTCTCGTTGAATCCTGGGGGCCATTGCCACTTAAGGGTAAGCAACAAATGGTTGATGTCTATCGAGTGGTAGGACTCGACAGAGTGGGAGAGCCGGAGAGTGGGAGAGTGGAAGAAGGAAAGAAATATTAACAAAAATATTAATCCCTTCATTAATAAATTTTGTCAGATTGGTTGAGGAACCAAACTCAGCATACAGACCCTCGGAAAATTTAACGTTAATTCATTAATAATTTTTGCATTAATCTAAGCTGTGTCATAAATCGTTAAGTTTTTACTGCGATATCAGCAGTATGCTTAATTATGAAAAGCCAGTACGTAAATAAAACGACTGCTATAAATTGCAGTTATCATACCCTCATTAATTACGTGATTAATTGGGCATGAAATCTATAAAAGCAAAGAGATTTTTCTGAAAAAGAGGCACTTCAATGATTGAAAAAATTTTATTAGCCGATTCTGGAACTGGACAATCTAAAGAAATGCTCAAGGCTTTGATGGAACTGCCTTCAATCCAACGAGCCTCAGTCAGCATATTACACGTTGTTCCTTCCCAAGTTACCAGTGAAGCCTTGACCGCAAAATGGGAAGAAGGGGGCAGAATTCTCGCTACTTCCATGCAGACATTGAACCTCGACCCAAGTCGCGTTTCTACCATGCTACAACAGGGCGACCCAAAGACTACAGTTTGCCAGGTAGCTGAAGACATTAATGCTGATTTAATTATTATGGGTTCGCGAGGGCTGAAGCGCCTAGAGTCCATTTTAGAAAATTCCGTCAGCCAATATGTTTTCCAGTTGTCCTCTCGTCCGATGTTGTTGGTTAAAGACGATATTTACGTTAAAAAAATTAACCGCCTCATGGTAGCAATGGATGGCTCTGACTCGGCAAAACAATGCTTAAGTCTGGCTATGTTCCTGTTGCGAGATATTAAGGGAGGAATGCTGATTTTGGCCCACGTCAATAAGGCGCGGACAGCCTTTGCTGAAGAATCACAAGCTAACCCAGAAAAAGATCCCGTCCTTGCACCAGCGATCGCAGAAGCGAAAAAACAAGGCATCGCTTACAAGTGTGTCACGGGTACTGGTAAGCCGGGACCAGAAATCTGTCGTTTGGCAGAGGACTTGAATGTCGATCTACTAATGCTAGGTTCCCCAGACCGTCGTCCCTCCATCGCCAAGGGTTTACCGGATTTGGATCGGCTGCTGGGAACTTCCCTATCCGACTATGTACGGGTTTATGCGAATTGTCCCGTACTGCTAGGACGCACAGCTACTGCTTAAAGCGATCGCCTAAAAAATAGCAAAACCCCCTCTAGCTAAGGCTATGGGGGGATTTTGTTTTAGGCAGACTATTAAGGATTCTTGTTGCTTTCGCGGCTAGCAGTTTGGATGTACAGAATCAACAAGAAAACTGTGGGAACCAGCACAAACAGGATGCTGGCGACAAAACCAAGATCGTTAACTTGCATTGAACCCAGCCTTTAATTAACTTCTAAAGCACCACCTTTAAGAATATCTCATTTCAATCCCTAATAGGGATCTTAAGTAAGACAAAACCACCACTAGATTTAAATACACGCCCCAGCCGACGCGGGTAAACCCAGTTCGCCAGCAACCGACTAAACAAAACTCCAATCTCGCTACAATCAATATCTGACAGCCCCATAACCTTATTCCTATTTTTGGGACTCGTTTTTGTCTAGGTATAGTTCGCTGGTCTTAATAACTTTGGTTTTCAACCATTGAGCTGTGGTTCGTCAATCCATGTAGAGAAAGTTTTTGTCATGTTGAGCCTAGTAGGTTTAAAAAGAAAAGAGCCTCTAACTTAAGGTTGCCTTTTTGCGATCGGCCCGTAAGTTAACTGACTGGTTTCTCTGGGAATTTTCCAGTGTGATAGGTGGTTTCCTGAAGCAAATGGCTAACCAGGAGTTTGAGAAAGAAGAACGGCACGAACCATTCCAGACCAAGCGTGGGGGTCACGACGTAGCGATCGCCCAGCAGCGATAATCCGTAAAGCCCCAGAGCAACCGGGCGCTGGAGATACAGAGGCGATCGCAAAATCAAAATTGATGCCCCCAACAGGTAGCCAGATGTGCCAAGCCAGAAGGCCCAATCTCCTCCCCGAAACAGCACCGCTACGAGTAAAACATGGATGAGATGGAAGGACACAAATGCTAGATGCTGCCGCCAACCCTGTCCAGGGCGATGATACCAGCGTTTAGCAGTAGATGTGGCATTGGTCAGGACACCCCCGACTAAATCGAGCGCCAAAAGCGCGATCAGTCCTAATTGCAGGGGTGTCCACTGGGCGGGGAGGGTTAGCGCATAGGCTGGAGCCGCAACCATCGCTACCAAGGGCGGCACAAATTGCAATAGCAACTCAGCTTTTGTCGCCCCTGGCCCGGTCAAGCGATCCACCAGACCGCCCGACCCGTTGCGGGGCGAGGCATCTCTCCAATCGGAGTCCATACGACAACCTCATAACACTTGTTATGCTCAAAAAATAACAACTGTTATGATAATGTGTCAAGAGGATTGCCCCCTGTTTCAGTTCCCTTGATATTCAGCCTTGATTGTCATGTCCCAACGCGATCGCCGTCTTGAAGTCTCTGAAGCTGCCTGGCGGGTCATTGTCCGAGAGGGGTTAGATCGCACCAGTATGCGGGCGATCGCCCAGGAGCTTGGTTGCACCACAGGAGTCGTCACCCACTATTTCCGAGATAAGCAAGAGTTAATTCTCTTTGCTCTCAATCAAGTCACTCAGTCCCTACTCAAGGCAATACAGGCCCCAACAGGGCAGGAGCTTGGAGTTGATCGCCTCCTAAACATGGTGTCAGCATTTTTGCCCCTTGATGTTGAACGGCAAGCTATTCTCAAGGTCTGGTTAGCCTTTTTGGGATACGCCGTTGGACGAGATTCCCTGATGGCTGAACACCAAAGGAGTGCTGCCCAACTCCGTGAGGTAATTCTGCAAGAGTTACAAACTCTTCAGTCAGCCAATCTGATTCGAGATGATGCAGACCTTGAGTTAGAAGCCAACGCCCTCTTAGCCCTTGCCAATGGAGTTAGCCTAGACTTCCTCATTCAAGCCAAACGTCTCAGCCCGGAGCAACAGCAACAGGTTATCCGACGCTACGTTGATGAGTTGCTGTCTACTCATATCAAGTAATGGTTATACCGATGCAAAGCAGTATGACATTCAGCAGCATTGTTGCATTATTCAGTGCCATGATTATTCTGGCTTCTATTCCCAGCGTTAGTGTATTAGCTGTCACCACAAGAGCAGCTACATCTGGATTTATTCATGGTATTTTCACAACCTTAGGGATAGTGCTTGGTGACATCATTTTCATAATAATAGCTATTTGGGGGTTGTCGTTTCTTGCTGAAGCGATGGGAAGCTTATTTGTCCTTATAAAATACCTGGGTGCGGCTTATCTTATATTGTTGGGAATAGGGCTATGGAAGTCAAAATTAAATAATATTGAGACAGAGGAGGTTGTAAAATCCTCTTTGCTGTCCAGTTTTCTGACTGGATTGTTTATTACATTGGGCGATCAAAAAGCGACGTTATTTTATCTTGGATTTTTTCCTGCTTTCGTTGATATTTCTAAAATATCTTATTGGGATACGCTCATCATTATCACAATTACTATAGTAGCCGTAGGCGGTGTAAAACTTGGTTATGCGTTTCTGGCGGATAAAGCTAGATTTTTTATTAGTTCCAAAGTAAGGAAAAGAATAAACATTGCTGCTGGCTGTGTAATGATTGGTGTTGGAGTGTTTTTACTAACAAAAGTTTAATTATAGCAATTCTCAGAGTTATGGGGTACGATGTAGTGCAAGTATATAAATTATAAAAATCAGCAATGAGACCTTATCCGATTGAGTTTCGGCAAAAAATAATTGAAGTCTATGAACAGGAAGGTATCTCCATAAGGAGTCTAGCTCAACGATTTTATGTTGCTAAAAGCAATGTTGCAAAAATTAATCAAGCAATATAAAGAAACAGGAGATATTCATCCTTATCCTCAAGGGGGAAGCCCGGAACCGAAGCTCAAGGAAGAGCAATTAGTTGATTTAGTAGAAATCATTGAAGCCAATAATGACGCGACGCTCGAAGAACTTTGTGACTTACTTGAAGAAAAGGTACAAGTGAGAGTCAGTCGAGCCACGATGGGAAGAATTACGCAAAAATTAAACTATAGTGTAAAAAAAAAACTCTGTACGCCGCAGAAAAAACAAGTGAGAGAGTACAGGAGCAGCGAGTTGAGTTTTGGTCAAAAATCCAAGATATTCCAGTAGAAAACCTGGTTTTCATTGATGAATCAGGAGTTAACTTGGCAATGCTGAGGCTTTACGCCAGAGCTTTAAAAGGGAAGAGAGCAAGAGGGGAAAAGCCTCAAAAGCGAGGAAAAAAATATCTCTTTGATTGCTGCTTTATCCGTTCAAGAGTTGATAGCATCAGTCAGTATATATGGGGCAGTAGATGGCGTGACATTTGAAGCTTTTATCCTTCAGGAATTAATCCCTAAACTCTGGAAGGATGCTTGTGTTGTTATGGATAATGCCAAAATCCATCAAGGAGAGATGGTAAGAGAATTTATAGAAAAAGCCGGAGCCAAACTTCTGTATTTATCTCCTTACTCTCCTGAGTTTTCCCCAATTGAGAATTTTTGGTCAAAAGTTAAATCTATCTTAAGAAAGACAGCAGCAAGAACATATAAAGATTTAATTGATGCCATTGCCAACGCCATGCTTGAGGTGACTCAGTCAAATATCCGTAACTGGTTTGCTCATTGTTGTTACTGTGCCTCATGAGTGCGAGAATCGCTATAAGTAGATGGATTTAATTATTTGTAGGATGGATAAAGCAACTAAGCGAAACCCATCCAACCAATGTCAACGTTGGGTGAGTTTCCTCAACCCAACCTACATTACTCATCAAAACAATAAGTCTTACAAATCCCAAATATAATTGGGAAATTAGAAATATTTTTAGCCAAGGGAGAATGAGATTAAAACAAATAAATGGCAAACTAATTAAAGAGAATTTATTTACAATGTTTAATCGCCGCCAGTATCTCCAATTTATGGAAAAATTGGCTCAAAGTTCCCCATAAATTGGGAGATTAAGTCTTATTTCCACTGTCTAAGCGTCTCGATTATAACTTTTGGGATATCTTAGAAGCGCTCCTAGTGGTCTTTTCATCATATTTTGAACAGGTGTAGAGACGTTTTATACAACGTCTCTATATTGCTGTGGAAATTAATAACAAGCCTATCGTGGCTTTGTTTTCACACTTACTGGGCCATTTACCACCACTTGACAAGCTAAACGGTAGGTTTCTGGTTTTTTCTTCAGTTTCCGGGTTTCAAAATCAGTCCGAGGCGAAAGATTTTCTATACCTTCCTGAATTTCTACAATACAGGTAGCGCATTGACCGTAGCCCCCGCAGTTCATCATCTTTCCCCTAAGGGTATAGATATCAATGCCATTCTCTAGGGCTTTTTCTCTTAAGTTAGCCCCATCAGCTGCGATCGCTTCCCGATTTTCGTTGACAAACGTAATATTAGCCATCAGCCCTTTTCACTCACATCGTTCCTATTAAGAAATCTTAAAAAATTTTATGAAGTTAGCAAAGGTGATATGTACTGAAACCGAGAACAACGTTTTGAGACACAGTAGGGGCAATTCATAAATCATCCGATTTATTTTAGGCTTGCACGGTCGGCAAATCCGGAAATTTTCTTGTAAGCATTGCCCCTACCCTTCTTGTCCCACCCTCTTGAAAACTGAAACAAAACCTAAGCAATGCTAACCACAGACACGATAAATCGCCTCTAGAAAAAGTCAGCTCAGAATGAAATAATTACCTGGTTTGACAGAATCGGTCTACAAGGGGTTATCAGAAAGTTCACTGCCTGGGAGGTTGCTAATGTTGCGTTGGAGGGCTGCCAACGAACGATTGTAATCCAGAACAGCTCTGAGTCGGTTGACTCTAGCGCGGGTCAGCTCAGTTTGAGCGCTAATTACATCAGTCTGCGTACCGACACCCGATCTAAATCGTAACTCAGCCAAACGCAAGCTTTCTTCTGCCTGAGTAACGGCGAAGAAAGCAGTTTGAATGTTCTCCGCATTCGATCTTAAATTGAAATAAGCTCGTTCCACCTCCAAGCGGATTTGGTTGCGTTGGTCAGCAAACTGAGTTTCTGCGATCGCAATATTAGCTCTTTCCTGCTCCGCTCTGGCTCTGGCGGCTCCCCCATCGAAAAAGTCCCAGCGAAATCTTGCCCCCAAGGTTAAGCCGTCGGCAGGCCCCAATTCATCATTGAACACCCCTAAAACATCGTAGGTCGCAAACAAACTTACTTGCGGGCTTGTGCCAGCCAGCGCAATACGCCGTTGCTGTTCGCTGATGTTCCGCCGAGCCAAGAGCTGTTCCAACTCTGCCCGGTTCTTTAGCGCCAGGATAATACTCTGTTCTAGTGTAAGATTCCACTCCCCAGCAAACTCAACTTGGTCTGCCGCAGCCACCTCAGCCCTCTGAGCTAAACTTAACAATTGGGTTAACTGCCTGCGGGCAATACTTTGTTGACTTCTGGTGCGAGTTAGGTCTTGGACGGCATTCGCCAGCTGCACTTGAAACCGCAGTACATCAAAGCGCGTTCCCAGTCCAGCTTGTTCTAGCAACTGAGCATCCTCAAGACTTCTAGCAGCATCTCTCACCGCCGCAGTAGAAATCTCAACTTGGGAATCTGCCTCTTGCAAATCGTAGTAAGAATTCGTAACATCCAAACGGACTTGTTCGAGTTGGCGTTCCAAATCTAACTGATCGAAACGCGCCTGTTGTTCTGCTGCTTGGATACGCGCTCCTCGTCTACCAGAGGTAAAGAGGTCATAGCTGACTTCAAACCTGCTGTCAAAGCTTGTCGAGACAGTATTGTCATCCCCCAGTGCTGGCCTTAATGGGGATGACTGTTGTCTGGCATTGGATAGCTCAGCACTGGCAGAATCCGATCTGGTGAAATTGGCTTGCACACCAATGTTGGGATACTCAGCCGCAAGAGCTTCTCGCAGCGCCGCCCGACTGCGCTCTGCGGTCAGAAGTGCAACTTGTAAATCCCGATTGTTACGCCGCGCCAGTACAAGAGCCTGTTCCAGCGTTATCCGTTGGAAGTTTTGAATTTGTACTTCCTCTGGTTTGGTGGGAAATAGCAGGGGATTGGCGCTGGGGTTGAGGTATTCGGGGGGTAAAGGTGGGTTCTGAGTTTTGGTTTCTGAGCTTTGTTGAGTTACGACGTTACTCCCGTTCCCTGTTTCCTGGGCCTGTTGGTTCTTCTGGGGAGCAGATGGAGCCATACCCCCGTTGCCAGAATTAAGCATAGGGGAGGTAGGACGAGTTTCTGCTTCGTCCTTATTTTCCTGTGTGCTGATTTCTGACTTGGGAGTTTCAACTTTTTGACTTGGGGGGCTTTCTTGTGCAGCACTCAGCTTTGCATACGCCAAGGTGAGAGCAAGACCTGCACCCACAGCCATAAAACCAGTTCCTACCCAATGAAACGGATGTCTAGAAGTTGGCATAAGTTTTTGAATTTGGTCTTTTGCTCTTAGAAAAACTTTTCTTCAGCTTCAAGCAACCTTATGCAGAATACCGGGTTGCGATCGCGCTTGGCAAACGAATTTTTATTAATTGCTCCCCATTGGTTGAAAGCGCCGTCGATTCTGCCCGATTCTGATGAATCCTTAATCTAGTGGCGGCTGGGGACTGTGGACTGGGTATCACGAGGAATTGTTTCTCTTGGTCTCCTCTGCCAGCTGTTCGCTTAACCATTGAATTTCGTCTTGAATCACCATTAAACACCTTTGTAAGACTGCTATTTGGTAGGGATCTGCTGGCAGAGGTTCTGTTTGTTGACTTTCCAGGCGCAATCGACAAACCATTAAGCGATGCTCCACCAACTTGATTCGGATTGTGGGTTCTATGTGACTAAAAAAGAAAAACTTGATTGTAAAGCGAGAGCGAGCGTTCACCCAGCTTTCATGCGGGTGTTCTAGCATTTGTTGCATCCATAGCTCGCGCCCTTTATCGCTGATGCTATATATTTTGCGAATTGAACCTGCCTCTCCTTCCTCCTCTGTGAGTACGCTGATAGCACCCCGCTCCTCCAATCGTCTCAAGAGAGGATATATAGCGCCGTAGTTGGCACTGATGCAACCACTCATAAACAGTTCTAGTTGCTGCTTCAGGCGATATCCATGTAGCGGTTCGCGTTGCAGTAAACCTAAAGTAGCCAATTCAAGCATTTTGTATCAAACTGATATAAATATCTGTTGCATCTGTTGCATTCGATTTTAATATGTATGGTATTGCCTTGCATCTGCATTGAGAATAGAGCGTTTGACCTCTTCCCTACAAGGGGAGGGGAGTTTAAGCATAATAATCCCTCATTTGAGATGCACACTCTTGCCCCAACCCCTCCCCTTTTAGGGAAAAGGTTGGGGGAAAGGTTTTTTATGGGTGATGGTGTAGGAAGCTTTTCGTGATTGCTGCGATCGCGCAATAAACTATGCACTCGTCAATAAGCAGCCACGCAAGAGCGAAAGTTGTTAAAGTACCGCCAGCCTTGTCAAAGGAAAGGAAACGAAGATGTCCGATCATTCGTCCCCTGAATCTCCAGTTCCACTTAAGACACAAGAAGATACGCTTTTTGAGGAGCAAGCTTTAGAAAACGAGTCCGTTGCAGTTGAGCTTCACCCAGGTCGAACAAAGTATTGGGCCGCGTTGTCAATCGTCTTGTTGATTGTCGGTGGTGGTTTGGGTTGGCATTGGTGGCAAAGCCGTGCCAGTAATGCTCAACCTGCACCGGGAGCAGCAGGTCAACCGCAAGGAATACCTGTCAAATTAGCAACTGTAGAAACAGCCACCGTCGAAGAAGCTTCCGAGTTTGTGGGTTCCCTGCAAGCTGCACGGAGAGTGGTAATCAAGCCGGAAATTGAGGGGCGAGTTAGTCAGATTTTGGTTTCCGAAGGCGATCGCGTTCCCGCCGGAAAGACTTTAGTACAACTTAGCCCGGACAAGAGACAAGCAGAAGCCGCCAGCGTGTTACAGAGTGTCAATGCTGCCCGTGCCACCAGCGCCAATGCTGCCTCCCAAATCAAAGCCTTAGAAGCCGAAAGGGCTTCCACTGTCGCTGAAGTGGAACTGCAACAGGAAAACTATCGACGCACTTCTACCTTAGTAGGACAAGGTGCATTGGCGAGAGCCGAACTAGATCGAGTTACACGCGATCGCCGTGCTGCCCAAGCCGCCTTGAATGCCATCACCGAACGCATTCAAGCCGCCCAGTCAACCCTTGCCCAAGCCCAAGCAGGTTTACAGCAAGCCCAAGCTAACGTCGATCTTGCTAACGCAGAACTTAAAGATGCCACAATTGTCGCCCCCATCGCTGGCGTTGTCGGAGCTATCCCAGTCAAGTTAGGAGATGTCGTTAGCAGTAGCGACACCCTCACCACTATCATCCAAAATCAATCTTTAGAAATAGAATTGTCTATTCCTTTAGAAAGAGCGCCAGATTTACGCTTAGGGCAGACAGTAGAGGGAACCAATTCCCAAGGAAAATTACTAGGCACAGGTACAATTAGTTTTATTTCTCCCCAAGTAAATTCGAGTTCTCAAAGCATCCTTATCAAAGCTAGGTTTGACAACTCACAAGGACAACTGAGGGATGGGCAATTTATCCAAGCCAGAGTAGTTTGGGACGAGAAACCGGGAGTTTTAATCCCAACTACCGCCATATCTCGCCTGGGTGGAGAAAATTTTGTCTTTGTAGCTCAAAAGAAAGGAGAATCAACCTTAATAGCCCAACAAAAGCCCGTGAAATTGGGCGACATCCAGGGAAATAACTATCAAGTTATCGAAGGACTACAGCCAGGAGAAAGAATAGTTGTCTCAGGCATTCTCAATTTATCTAATGGCGCTCCGA from Funiculus sociatus GB2-C1 includes these protein-coding regions:
- a CDS encoding CHASE2 domain-containing protein, with translation MLSKLADDVKSIFPDIGGVRVVAIACLTVSSVILGVREAGWLQPIEIAAFDKQMRLRPDVSPDPRLLIVGITESDIRAQNQWPLPDRVLAQLLTKVQSLEPKLIGLDIHRSTPQEPGNAELRARLQDENIIVIKKFGDTNLDFVPPPPGIPDKRVGFNDFVLDPDGVIRRNLLFVSDGKKTSFSFSLRLALAYLKSQGISSQQSQQNPEYMQLGSSVFVPIKADSGGYKKIDDRGYQVLLNYRSRIIARQVTLTQVLQGEIDPSWVKDKIVLIGTTAPSAKDVFGTPYSPAEQENAKMAGVVVHAALVSQFLDAATGARPLFGFWSERREVLWIVGWTLFGAGLAWWCRHPLVLILGCGVGVGILLGSCFYWFSQMSLWVPFSSPVLGFILASGIVITYRSYDAQQQQKIVMKLLGQNTSPEVAKALWRGRDRLLKSGKLPGIKLTATMMFADIKNFSTISEQMPPEALLEWLNEMLDVFAHQVLSHQGIINKFTGDGFMAVFGVPMNRVHKEEIAEDAIRSVKCALAISDRLEELNQNWKSRGLPVIQMRLGIYTGPVVVGSLGGKDRLEYGVIGDSVNIASRLESCEKDRQESNCRILIGHETFVHLHEQFLVESWGPLPLKGKQQMVDVYRVVGLDRVGEPESGRVEEGKKY
- a CDS encoding universal stress protein; amino-acid sequence: MIEKILLADSGTGQSKEMLKALMELPSIQRASVSILHVVPSQVTSEALTAKWEEGGRILATSMQTLNLDPSRVSTMLQQGDPKTTVCQVAEDINADLIIMGSRGLKRLESILENSVSQYVFQLSSRPMLLVKDDIYVKKINRLMVAMDGSDSAKQCLSLAMFLLRDIKGGMLILAHVNKARTAFAEESQANPEKDPVLAPAIAEAKKQGIAYKCVTGTGKPGPEICRLAEDLNVDLLMLGSPDRRPSIAKGLPDLDRLLGTSLSDYVRVYANCPVLLGRTATA
- a CDS encoding TolC family protein, producing MPTSRHPFHWVGTGFMAVGAGLALTLAYAKLSAAQESPPSQKVETPKSEISTQENKDEAETRPTSPMLNSGNGGMAPSAPQKNQQAQETGNGSNVVTQQSSETKTQNPPLPPEYLNPSANPLLFPTKPEEVQIQNFQRITLEQALVLARRNNRDLQVALLTAERSRAALREALAAEYPNIGVQANFTRSDSASAELSNARQQSSPLRPALGDDNTVSTSFDSRFEVSYDLFTSGRRGARIQAAEQQARFDQLDLERQLEQVRLDVTNSYYDLQEADSQVEISTAAVRDAARSLEDAQLLEQAGLGTRFDVLRFQVQLANAVQDLTRTRSQQSIARRQLTQLLSLAQRAEVAAADQVEFAGEWNLTLEQSIILALKNRAELEQLLARRNISEQQRRIALAGTSPQVSLFATYDVLGVFNDELGPADGLTLGARFRWDFFDGGAARARAEQERANIAIAETQFADQRNQIRLEVERAYFNLRSNAENIQTAFFAVTQAEESLRLAELRFRSGVGTQTDVISAQTELTRARVNRLRAVLDYNRSLAALQRNISNLPGSELSDNPL
- the psbM gene encoding photosystem II reaction center protein PsbM; its protein translation is MQVNDLGFVASILFVLVPTVFLLILYIQTASRESNKNP
- a CDS encoding 2Fe-2S iron-sulfur cluster-binding protein, which codes for MANITFVNENREAIAADGANLREKALENGIDIYTLRGKMMNCGGYGQCATCIVEIQEGIENLSPRTDFETRKLKKKPETYRLACQVVVNGPVSVKTKPR
- a CDS encoding helix-turn-helix transcriptional regulator encodes the protein MLELATLGLLQREPLHGYRLKQQLELFMSGCISANYGAIYPLLRRLEERGAISVLTEEEGEAGSIRKIYSISDKGRELWMQQMLEHPHESWVNARSRFTIKFFFFSHIEPTIRIKLVEHRLMVCRLRLESQQTEPLPADPYQIAVLQRCLMVIQDEIQWLSEQLAEETKRNNSS
- a CDS encoding LysE family transporter, which encodes MQSSMTFSSIVALFSAMIILASIPSVSVLAVTTRAATSGFIHGIFTTLGIVLGDIIFIIIAIWGLSFLAEAMGSLFVLIKYLGAAYLILLGIGLWKSKLNNIETEEVVKSSLLSSFLTGLFITLGDQKATLFYLGFFPAFVDISKISYWDTLIIITITIVAVGGVKLGYAFLADKARFFISSKVRKRINIAAGCVMIGVGVFLLTKV
- a CDS encoding efflux RND transporter periplasmic adaptor subunit; its protein translation is MSDHSSPESPVPLKTQEDTLFEEQALENESVAVELHPGRTKYWAALSIVLLIVGGGLGWHWWQSRASNAQPAPGAAGQPQGIPVKLATVETATVEEASEFVGSLQAARRVVIKPEIEGRVSQILVSEGDRVPAGKTLVQLSPDKRQAEAASVLQSVNAARATSANAASQIKALEAERASTVAEVELQQENYRRTSTLVGQGALARAELDRVTRDRRAAQAALNAITERIQAAQSTLAQAQAGLQQAQANVDLANAELKDATIVAPIAGVVGAIPVKLGDVVSSSDTLTTIIQNQSLEIELSIPLERAPDLRLGQTVEGTNSQGKLLGTGTISFISPQVNSSSQSILIKARFDNSQGQLRDGQFIQARVVWDEKPGVLIPTTAISRLGGENFVFVAQKKGESTLIAQQKPVKLGDIQGNNYQVIEGLQPGERIVVSGILNLSNGAPIIPESKN
- a CDS encoding TetR/AcrR family transcriptional regulator produces the protein MSQRDRRLEVSEAAWRVIVREGLDRTSMRAIAQELGCTTGVVTHYFRDKQELILFALNQVTQSLLKAIQAPTGQELGVDRLLNMVSAFLPLDVERQAILKVWLAFLGYAVGRDSLMAEHQRSAAQLREVILQELQTLQSANLIRDDADLELEANALLALANGVSLDFLIQAKRLSPEQQQQVIRRYVDELLSTHIK